The window GATGCCGCAAAAGCCATGGAAATGGGAGCTGATGCGGTTTTGGTAAATACTGCAATTGCTGTTGCAAGAGATCCTATAAATATGGCATTGGCTTTTAAAGAAGGCGTAATTGCCGGAAGAAGAGCTTTTGAATCCGGTTTGGGAGCAATTGGAAATCATGCTGAAGCATCAAGTCCGCTGACTTCTTTTTTGTTTGATTAAACTATGATTTTGCATAAGAATTAGAAAGTCCCAAAGGGACGATTTAATAAAGGATAGGATAAAATCCTATCTATAAGTTATTTTAAAGAAAATTATATGAAAAGTTTTAAAGATCTTTTTGAAAAATACCAATGGGATGAGGTAAAAGAAAAGCTTGAAAAAGTAACGTTATCTGATGTGGAAAATAGTCTTCATAAAAAGAATAGAACGATAGATGATTTCCTCAATTTCCTTTCACCGGTTGCTGCTCAGAAATTAGAATTAATGGCAAAAATGACGCAGCAACTTACTCAGAAACGTTTTGGGAAAACCATTCAGTTGTATGCACCGTTGTATCTGAGTAATGAATGTCAGAATATTTGTACGTATTGCGGTTTTAGTTTAGATAATTCGATTAAAAGGAAAACCCTTTCTGATACTGAACTGATGATCGAAGCAACAGTTTTAAAATCAATGGGGGTGAATCACGTTTTGCTGGTAAGCGGAGAAGCAAATAAAATAGTCGGAATTGATTATTTTTTGAATGCTGTTCGCTTGTTGAAGCCATATTTTGCTAATATTTCGCTTGAAGTTCAGCCTTTGTCGGAAGAAGAATATAGAGCACTTCATGAAGCAGGCGTGAATGCTGTTTTGGTCTATCAGGAAACCTATCATCAGGAAGTTTATAAAGAATATCATCCAAAAGGAAAGAAATCAAATTTCAGTTTTCGTCTGGAAACTCCCGACAGGATTGGTAAAGCTGGAATTCATAAAATAGGTTTGGGCGTTTTGCTTGGTTTGGAAGATTGGCGGATTGATAGTTTTTTCAACGCACTTCACATTGATTATCTTCAAAAACAATATTGGAAAAGTAGATATTCAGTTTCATTTCCGAGACTTCGACCTGCGGAAGGAATTATTGAACCCAATTTTATTATGTCTGATAAAGATTTACTCCAATTGATCTGTGCGTATCGAATTTGGAATGAAGATTTGGAAATCTCAATCTCAACAAGAGAGAGTGAAAAATTTAGAAACAATATCATTTCTTTAGGCGCAACAGCAATGAGTGCAGCTTCAAAAACAAATCCGGGTGGTTATGCGGTGGACAAAGAATCTTTGGAGCAATTTGAAACCAGTGATGAAAGAAGTATGGATGAAATTAAAAATACTATTAAAAAAGCAGGATATGATCCGGTAATGAAAGATTGGGATTCTGTGTATAGTGGAGTTTAAATATTGAACTTTTAAACAATCTAAAAATAAAAACTCTATCAGAAATATAAAGAACGTCACTTCGAGTAGATTTTTGCAAAAAATCGTATCGAGAAGTTTTGCTTAATGAAAGTTCTCGATACATTTTTCTCCATTCCATTACGAAAAACACTCAATCAACCTGATTCAAATAAAATCAAAAAAATGAAAAGCGAAGATATTTTCTCAAGATACAGCCGACAAATCTTTATTGAAGAAATCGGTATGGAAGGTCAGCGAAAAATAATGAATGCCAAAGTTTTGGTGATAGGAGCGGGAGGTTTAGGAAGTCCTGTCATTCAATATTTAGCTGCGGCAGGAATTGGAGTTTTGGGAGTTGTAGATTTTGATGAGGTTGAATTGCATAATTTAAACCGACAAATCATTCATAATGAAAAATCTGTAGGGAAATCAAAAGTGAAAAGTGCGGAAAACTTTGTGAAAAACCTTAATCGTCAGGTCAATTTTATAGGAATTGAAAATTGGATTGATGATTCTAATGCTGAAGAAATTTTTTCTCAGTTTGATATCATTATTGACGGTTCTGATAATTTTAAAACGAGATATTTAGTTAATGATACTTGTGTAAAGCTTGGAAAACCTTTAGTTTACGGAAGCATTCTCGGTTTTTCCGGACAGGTTGTTATTTTTAACTATAAAGGAAGCAAAAACCTAAGAGATATTTTTCCGGAACCTCCTTTTGATGAAGATCTTCCCGATTGCGACAGTCTCGGAGTTTTAGGCGCATTATCGGGAATTGTAGGAAGTATGATGGCGACTTTAGCTTTAAAAATAATAACAGATTTGCCATTAAATCTAAATCAAATCACATTAATTGACACTTTAAACTGGAGATTTCAGACCA is drawn from Chryseobacterium muglaense and contains these coding sequences:
- the thiH gene encoding 2-iminoacetate synthase ThiH, which translates into the protein MKSFKDLFEKYQWDEVKEKLEKVTLSDVENSLHKKNRTIDDFLNFLSPVAAQKLELMAKMTQQLTQKRFGKTIQLYAPLYLSNECQNICTYCGFSLDNSIKRKTLSDTELMIEATVLKSMGVNHVLLVSGEANKIVGIDYFLNAVRLLKPYFANISLEVQPLSEEEYRALHEAGVNAVLVYQETYHQEVYKEYHPKGKKSNFSFRLETPDRIGKAGIHKIGLGVLLGLEDWRIDSFFNALHIDYLQKQYWKSRYSVSFPRLRPAEGIIEPNFIMSDKDLLQLICAYRIWNEDLEISISTRESEKFRNNIISLGATAMSAASKTNPGGYAVDKESLEQFETSDERSMDEIKNTIKKAGYDPVMKDWDSVYSGV
- a CDS encoding HesA/MoeB/ThiF family protein, which translates into the protein MKSEDIFSRYSRQIFIEEIGMEGQRKIMNAKVLVIGAGGLGSPVIQYLAAAGIGVLGVVDFDEVELHNLNRQIIHNEKSVGKSKVKSAENFVKNLNRQVNFIGIENWIDDSNAEEIFSQFDIIIDGSDNFKTRYLVNDTCVKLGKPLVYGSILGFSGQVVIFNYKGSKNLRDIFPEPPFDEDLPDCDSLGVLGALSGIVGSMMATLALKIITDLPLNLNQITLIDTLNWRFQTIDF